One window from the genome of Lachancea thermotolerans CBS 6340 chromosome B complete sequence encodes:
- the VTC4 gene encoding Vtc4p (highly similar to uniprot|P47075 Saccharomyces cerevisiae YJL012C VTC4 Phosphate metabolism transcription is regulated by PHO system polyphosphate synthetase (putative)), producing MKFGEQLNRSLIREYSYYYICYDDLKTELEENLESNNGEWSEALETQFLESLEVELDKVYTFCKVKHNEVVRRVKEAQEQVHMTVRAIESNAPPSELDFEILEEELSDIIADVHDLAKFARLNYTGFQKIIKKHDKKTKFILKPVFQVRLDAKPFFKENYDDLVVKISQLYDLVRTRGNPIKGDSSSGGKQQNFIRQTTKYWVHPDNITELKLIILKHLPVLVFNTNKEFEKEDSAITSIYYDNENLDLYYGRLRKDEGAEAHRLRWYGGMSSDTIFVERKTHREDWTGEKSVKARFALKERYVNDFMHGNYTVEQAFAKMRKDGKKSLKEIENLEALATEIQYTMLKKKLRPVVRSFYNRTAFQLPGDARVRISLDTELSMVREDNFDGYDRTKGNWRRMDIGVDWPFKQLPEKDICRFPYAVLEVKLQTQLGQEPPEWVRELVGSHLVEPVPKFSKFIHGVATLLNNKVESIPFWLPQMDVDIRKPPIPTHINISRPGRSDNDSDDDLYTNESHPAGNLMDPEERVGYGAIEGGDPQNSQPAADQHSASAVLQRKARNASNPVTRMFYQVGAAVDHYLHGDQVTKVPQGTVFDTEVRAPPGKTICVPVRVEPKVYFATERTFLSWMSIGLIFNGVAISMLTYGTRTTMVASVGFFLTALVTIIYNAYVYCKRVVNIRLKRAIDYQDKVGPPLVCACLLASTIFSFYCKLAS from the coding sequence ATGAAGTTCGGTGAACAGCTGAACCGGTCTCTCATTAGAGAGTACAGCTACTACTATATCTGCTATGATGACCTCAAGACGGAGTTGGAGGAAAACCTCGAATCCAACAACGGCGAGTGGAGCGAGGCGCTAGAAACGCAGTTTCTGGAGTCGCTAGAGgtcgagctcgacaaaGTGTACACCTTCTGCAAGGTCAAGCACAACGAAGTGGTCAGAAGAGTCAAGGAAGCACAGGAGCAGGTTCACATGACGGTCCGCGCGATAGAGTCGAACGCACCACCTTCGGAGCTGGATTTCGAAATCttggaggaagagctgTCCGACATTATCGCGGACGTGCACGATCTTGCGAAGTTCGCCAGGCTGAACTACACCGGGTTCCAGAAGATCATCAAGAAGCACGACAAAAAGACCAAGTTCATTCTCAAGCCCGTGTTCCAGGTGCGTTTGGACGCCAAGCCCTTCTTCAAGGAGAACTACGATGACCTCGTGGTCAAGATCTCCCAGCTGTACGACCTGGTGCGTACAAGAGGCAACCCCATCAAGGGTGACTCCTCGTCCGGCGGTAAGCAACAGAACTTTATCAGACAGACCACCAAGTACTGGGTGCACCCGGACAACATCACAGAATTGAAGCTTATCATCCTAAAACACCTCCCCGTGCTGGTGTTCAACACCAACAAGGAAttcgaaaaagaagactCCGCAATCACCTCCATCTACTACGACAACGAGAACCTCGATCTCTACTACGGGCGTCTCAGGAAAGATGAAGGTGCAGAGGCCCACAGACTGAGATGGTACGGTGGAATGAGTTCTGACACCATTTTCGTCGAAAGAAAAACCCATAGAGAGGACTGGACTGGCGAGAAATCAGTCAAGGCCAGATTCGCTCTGAAAGAACGCTACGTCAACGATTTCATGCACGGAAACTACACCGTCGAGCAAGCATTCGCAAAGATGCGCAAGGACGGTAAAAAGAGCCTCAAGGAGATTGAAAACCTGGAGGCGCTAGCCACTGAGATCCAGTACACgatgctgaaaaagaagctcaggCCTGTTGTGAGATCTTTTTACAACAGAACTGCTTTCCAGCTGCCCGGAGATGCTCGTGTGCGTATCTCCTTGGACACTGAACTTTCCATGGTGAGAGAAGACAACTTCGACGGCTATGACAGAACCAAGGGCAACTGGAGAAGAATGGATATTGGAGTTGATTGGCCCTTCAAGCAGTTGCCTGAGAAGGACATCTGCAGGTTTCCATACGCAGTCTTGGAGGTTAAGCTGCAAACACAATTAGGCCAGGAGCCTCCTGAGTGGGTTCGTGAGCTTGTCGGTTCCCACTTGGTTGAGCCAGTTCCAAAGTTCTCAAAGTTCATTCACGGTGTGGCAACtctgctcaacaacaaggtCGAGTCTATACCTTTTTGGCTGCCACAGATGGACGTGGACATTAGAAAACCACCTATCCCTACCCACATCAACATCAGCCGGCCTGGAAGAAGCGACAACGATAGTGATGATGATTTATACACTAACGAGTCACACCCTGCAGGCAACCTCATGGACCCAGAAGAAAGAGTTGGGTACGGCGCCATAGAGGGCGGAGACCCACAAAACTCTCAGCCCGCCGCTGACCAGCACAGCGCCTCCGCAGTGCTCCAGAGAAAGGCGAGAAACGCATCCAATCCTGTCACGAGAATGTTTTACCAGGTTGGTGCCGCTGTCGACCACTACTTACACGGAGACCAAGTCACTAAGGTCCCACAAGGCACTGTGTTCGACACTGAGGTACGCGCTCCACCAGGGAAGACAATCTGCGTCCCAGTCCGTGTTGAACCCAAGGTGTACTTTGCCACTGAAAGAACCTTTCTTTCTTGGATGTCCATTGGCCTGATTTTTAACGGTGTCGCCATTTCCATGTTGACTTACGGAACTCGCACTACTATGGTGGCGTCTgttggctttttcttgactgCGCTGGTCACCATTATCTACAATGCCTACGTGTACTGCAAGAGGGTTGTGAACATCAGGCTCAAGAGGGCAATTGACTATCAGGACAAGGTCGGACCGCCGCTTGTATGCGCATGCCTCTTGGCTTCAACCATATTCAGCTTCTACTGTAAGCTGGCATCCTGA
- the RPC17 gene encoding DNA-directed RNA polymerase III subunit RPC17 (similar to uniprot|P47076 Saccharomyces cerevisiae YJL011C RPC17 RNA polymerase III subunit C17 physically interacts with C31 C11 and TFIIIB70 may be involved in the recruitment of pol III by the preinitiation complex), translating to MKIESVRDAFLSDYEVLQFLSQLERRHDWGLNQDDELAAGNNRKRKRRPYNHPELQAITRDTIRYLSEAKGAADAEESEAGAGDTKSPLTKLNDKKFAELMTQLNQFSLFKAEKLQIVNQLPTNLVHLYAIVEECDSRFSEEQSGQILEIVRNAC from the coding sequence ATGAAGATCGAGAGTGTGCGAGACGCTTTTTTGAGTGACTACGAAGttcttcagtttctgtCGCAATTGGAGCGCCGCCATGATTGGGGCCTGAACCAAGACGACGAGCTGGCTGCCGGGAACAACAGAAAGCGCAAGAGACGCCCCTACAACCATCCAGAGCTGCAGGCCATTACAAGAGACACTATACGGTACCTGTCAGAGGCCAAGGGAGCAGCAGACGCGGAGGAGAGCGaggcgggcgcgggcgaCACCAAGTCACCTCTGACGAAGCTCAACGACAAGAAGTTTGCAGAGCTCATGACCCAGCTCAACCAGTTCTCGCTCTTCAAGGCCGAGAAGCTACAGATAGTGAATCAGCTGCCCACGAACTTGGTGCACCTCTACGCCATCGTGGAGGAGTGCGACTCGCGGTTCTCTGAGGAGCAGTCGGGCCAAATTCTCGAGATCGTACGCAATGCCTGTTGA
- the CCT3 gene encoding chaperonin-containing T-complex subunit CCT3 (highly similar to uniprot|P39077 Saccharomyces cerevisiae YJL014W CCT3 Subunit of the cytosolic chaperonin Cct ring complex related to Tcp1p required for the assembly of actin and tubulins in vivo), producing the protein MQAPVVFMNTSQERTTGREAQISNITAAKAVADVIRTCLGPKAMLKMLLDPMGGLVLTNDGHAILREIDVAHPAAKSMLELSRTQDEEVGDGTTTVIILAGEILAQCAPYIIEKNIHPVIIIQALKRALSDALEVVKQVSRPVDVENTEAMNKLIQAAIGTKYVNHWSEKMCDLALSAVRTVRVDQGAVDDDTNRYEIDIKRYVRVEKIPGGDVLDSRVLEGVMLNKDVVHPKMSRYIENPRVVLLDCPLEYKKGESQTNIEITREEDWNRILQIEEEQVQYMCEQILSVKPDLVITEKGVSDLAQHFLLKGGCSVLRRTKKSDNNRIARVTGATIVNRVEDLKESDVGTRCGVFKVELIGDEYFTFLDKCKDPQACTVMLRGASKDILNEIERNLQDAMAVARNVMLSPSLSPGGGATEMAVSVKLAEKAKQLEGIQQWPYQAVADAMECIPRTLIQNAGGNPIRILSQLRSKHAQGNYTAGIDGDAGKVTDMVEYGVWEPEVIKQQSIKTAIESACLLLRVDDIVSGVRKQEE; encoded by the coding sequence ATGCAAGCTCCAGTGGTGTTTATGAATACCTCCCAAGAGAGGACAACTGGCAGAGAAGCCCAGATATCCAACATCACCGCTGCTAAGGCTGTTGCAGATGTTATCCGCACTTGTTTAGGGCCTAAAGCCATGCTCAAGATGTTGCTAGATCCAATGGGCGGTTTGGTGCTAACAAACGACGGACATGCTATTTTGCGTGAGATTGACGTAGCTCACCCAGCAGCTAAATCAATGTTGGAACTGTCGCGCACacaagatgaagaagtgGGTGACGGCACAACAACCGTGATCATCTTGGCAGGTGAGATCTTGGCCCAGTGTGCCCCGTACATTATCGAAAAGAACATTCATCCAGTCATCATCATCCAGGCCCTAAAACGCGCCTTGAGCGACGCTTTGGAAGTTGTCAAGCAAGTTAGCAGACCAGTGGACGTTGAAAACACGGAGGCGATGAACAAACTGATTCAGGCCGCAATCGGTACGAAGTACGTGAACCACTGGTCCGAGAAGATGTGCGATCTGGCGCTTTCTGCAGTCAGGACTGTTCGCGTTGACCAGGGGGCTGTAGATGACGACACAAACCGCTACGAGATCGACATCAAAAGGTACGTGCGCGTTGAAAAGATCCCAGGTGGCGACGTATTGGACTCCCGCGTCCTCGAAGGTGTTATGCTAAACAAGGATGTCGTGCATCCAAAAATGTCTCGTTATATTGAAAATCCTCGTGTGGTCTTGTTGGACTGTCCACTGGAATACAAGAAGGGTGAGTCTCAAACAAACATAGAAATCACACGCGAGGAAGACTGGAACCGTATTCTGcagattgaagaagaacaggTGCAATATATGTGCGAACAAATCCTTTCCGTAAAACCAGACCTTGTCATCACTGAAAAAGGTGTTTCGGACCTGGCTCAGCACTTTTTGCTCAAGGGCGGTTGTAGTGTGTTGAGACGTACTAAGAAGTCGGACAACAACAGAATTGCTCGTGTTACCGGTGCTACCATTGTCAACCGTGTCGAGGACCTCAAAGAATCTGATGTCGGAACAAGATGTGGCGTTTTCAAGGTTGAGCTAATCGGTGATGAATACTTCACATTTTTGGATAAGTGCAAAGACCCACAGGCCTGTACTGTGATGCTGAGGGGCGCTTCAAAAGACATTCTGAACGAAATCGAACGTAACCTACAAGACGCGATGGCAGTTGCCCGCAACGTCATGCTATCGCCTTCTCTTTCCCCAGGCGGTGGCGCTACCGAAATGGCAGTCTCTGTTAAATTGGCAGAGAAGGCTAAGCAACTAGAGGGTATCCAGCAGTGGCCTTACCAGGCTGTTGCAGACGCTATGGAATGTATTCCACGTACTTTGATTCAAAATGCTGGTGGAAACCCCATTAGAATCCTCTCACAACTCCGTTCTAAGCACGCACAGGGAAACTATACTGCAGGTATAGATGGTGATGCCGGTAAGGTTACTGACATGGTTGAATACGGAGTGTGGGAACCTGAAGTTATAAAGCAGCAGAGCATCAAGACAGCGATAGAGAGCGCGTGCTTACTGCTGAGAGTCGACGACATTGTCAGCGGTGTTAGAAAACAGGAGGAATAA
- the TPH3 gene encoding Tph3p (weakly similar to uniprot|P47072 Saccharomyces cerevisiae YJL016W), which yields MKSFLGLTKLGNSGRKKVAPDQFSHIKSGMETMGTQDYEPLKPLLILLDCQKRKPYVSWDEGNELLLQVRGLTEVLPVRSLALQGTQLRVIVEPEDNGYDNVMVLDVANGVSPSGWKLGQTSLELNDGAMVFLCRSVEAQAHLQFLYDMCMLSRFESMSLYKALTATVISTHGSRISDISSILMSQRSYKDWCYISINGEWVKAWCHVDRSPKHSDSRKGRHQVKFFRDDKSLTAKNLICYIPDCGDIEDLFFVEDQSADLTQGSPDDGFGDLHFQNHLNSVRDQKVPLQMSLEPLLTRLTTLRFIGDVYWPAPSSNSTSSRSRSSTVLSFGAGNSNNESPKKSRDRRAMSTSSTSMFTSPKKSVKHTRTRSTASVTSTVHHADVNDACAITSELLIKPIPHSGVTHLESLIRAALPMMGCLSLYGRPVHFKNTREDIDSLLFALPKLPVIDYFAAEELPLLFQYVGSVNSTAGSLNKTLTAYKRFLHERLQEPGRDKRSFTTLSDLLQNNSKNTYGVGSSRSTSSSPLM from the coding sequence ATGAAATCATTCTTGGGGTTGACGAAGCTAGGCAATAGCGGCCGCAAAAAGGTGGCACCAGACCAGTTCAGCCATATCAAGTCGGGTATGGAGACAATGGGCACGCAAGATTACGAGCCTCTGAAGCCTTTGCTAATCTTGCTGGACTGTCAAAAGCGCAAGCCATATGTTTCGTGGGATGAGGGAaacgagctgctgctgcaggtgCGCGGGCTAACTGAAGTCCTGCCTGTCAGAAGCCTTGCGCTGCAGGGAACGCAGCTGCGCGTGATAGTGGAGCCGGAAGATAACGGCTATGACAATGTTATGGTTTTGGACGTGGCCAACGGCGTCTCGCCAAGCGGCTGGAAGCTGGGGCAGACCTCGCTGGAGCTGAACGACGGCGCCATGGTATTCCTGTGTCGTTCTGTCGAGGCGCAGGCGCACCTACAGTTCCTGTATGACATGTGCATGCTTTCGCGTTTCGAAAGCATGTCTCTGTACAAAGCCCTAACTGCTACAGTAATCTCGACTCATGGGAGCCGTATATCTGATATATCATCGATTCTGATGTCACAGCGCAGCTACAAGGACTGGTGTTACATTAGTATCAATGGTGAGTGGGTCAAGGCTTGGTGTCACGTAGATCGGAGCCCCAAGCATTCAGATTCGCGGAAGGGCCGCCATCAAGTCAAGTTCTTCCGCGACGACAAGTCTTTGACGGCGAAAAACCTTATTTGCTATATCCCAGACTGCGGCGATATTGAGGATCTGTTTTTCGTAGAGGATCAAAGTGCGGATCTCACGCAAGGAAGCCCTGACGATGGATTTGGCGATCTccactttcaaaaccatcTGAACAGCGTGCGCGATCAAAAAGTTCCTTTGCAGATGTCCCTGGAGCCCTTGCTAACTAGGCTGACCACGCTCCGTTTCATCGGTGATGTTTACTGGCCCGCACCTTCGAGTAATAGCACCTCAAGTAGAAGCAGGTCTTCGACAGTGTTGTCATTCGGTGCAGGAAACAGCAACAACGAGTCACCGAAGAAGAGTCGCGATAGACGTGCGATGTCTACGTCTTCAACTTCGATGTTCACCTCCCCTAAAAAGTCTGTGAAGCACACTCGCACCAGGTCGACGGCGTCTGTGACTTCCACCGTGCATCATGCTGATGTTAATGATGCCTGCGCCATAACCTCGGAGTTGCTAATCAAGCCCATCCCCCATAGCGGCGTGACGCATCTAGAAAGTTTAATTCGTGCTGCCCTTCCCATGATGGGTTGTCTGAGCCTGTACGGTAGGCCGGTTCATTTCAAGAATACCAGAGAAGACATCGATTCGTTGCTTTTTGCACTTCCCAAGCTCCCGGTCATAGACTACTTTGCTGCGGAAGAATTGCCGCTATTGTTTCAATATGTCGGCTCTGTGAATAGCACCGCGGGCTCGCTGAACAAGACACTCACCGCCTACAAGCGCTTCTTGCATGAGAGGTTGCAAGAGCCTGGGCGCGATAAAAGATCTTTTACGACTCTCTCAGacttgcttcaaaacaattcAAAGAATACATATGGTGTTGGCTCGTCGAGGTCTACAAGTAGCTCGCCGTTGATGTGA
- the CRH1 gene encoding transglycosylase (highly similar to uniprot|P53301 Saccharomyces cerevisiae YGR189C CRH1 Putative glycosidase of the cell wall may have a role in cell wall architecture): MVQVNKILTGIVGGAGLALAADSCNPLKSSGCSADAALAGSFSEDFTSEPAHFKKTEYATGIIDYSDSGMNMTIAKRYDNPSLKSDFYIMYGKVEVELKAAPGQGIVSSFYLQSDDLDEIDLEWVGGDTTQFQTNYFSKGNTATYDRGAFHSAASPQETFHNYTIDWAMDKTVFYLDGVAVRTLTNDSSQGYPESPMYVMMGSWAGGDSDNAPGTIEWAGGLTDYTQAPFSMFIKRVIVSDYSSGEEYSYNGQSGSWESIEAKNGEVYGRYDQAQSEFAALAGGESISSSATVHSSSTSSASRSASSTASSTSNSSSTVSSTSSTSSSASTTLSSSSKAGYNSTSSAAPSSTSSLSSVSSKASTSSSAASTKASASSSVSSSAASSKASASASASSTAAAASSKVSAATTTSASSTLATSTAEAASSSTSEYLAIATTNGAFALQSKLSSFLAALVFLI; encoded by the coding sequence ATGGTGCAAGTGAACAAGATTTTGACAGGCATTGTTGGCGGCGCCGGCCTGGCGCTAGCGGCCGATTCGTGCAACCCGCTCAAGAGCAGCGGGTGCTCGGCGGACGCGGCCCTCGCCGGGTCGTTCTCCGAGGACTTCACGTCCGAGCCTGCgcacttcaagaagaccGAGTATGCCACCGGCATCATCGACTACAGCGACAGCGGCATGAACATGACCATCGCTAAGCGCTACGACAACCCAAGTCTCAAGTCGGACTTCTACATCATGTACGGTAAGGTCGAGGTGGAGCTGAAGGCCGCGCCAGGCCAGGGTATCGTGTCGTCATTCTACTTGCAGAGTGACGATCTGGACGAGATCGACCTGGAGTGGGTCGGCGGCGACACCACTCAGTTCCAGACCAACTACTTCTCCAAGGGTAACACCGCCACCTACGACCGTGGTGCGTTCCACTCTGCGGCCTCTCCACAGGAGACCTTCCACAACTACACCATCGACTGGGCCATGGACAAGACCGTGTTCTACTTGGACGGCGTCGCGGTCAGAACTCTGACCAACGACTCCAGCCAGGGCTACCCTGAGTCGCCCATGTACGTCATGATGGGCAGCTGGGCCGGCGGTGACTCCGACAACGCCCCAGGCACCATCGAGTGGGCTGGCGGCTTGACTGACTACACCCAGGCGCCATTCTCCATGTTCATCAAGCGTGTCATCGTCTCCGACTACTCTTCGGGCGAGGAGTATTCTTACAACGGGCAGTCCGGCTCGTGGGAGTCCATCGAGGCCAAGAACGGTGAGGTTTACGGCAGATACGACCAAGCTCAGTCCGAGTTTGCGGCTTTGGCTGGCGGCGAGTCGATCAGCAGCAGTGCCACTGTCCACTCCTCGAGCACTTCGAGCGCTTCTAGATCTGCTTCCAGCACTGCTTCCAGCACTTCTAACTCTTCCAGCACTGTTTCCAGCACTTCCAGCACTTCCAGCTCTGCTTCCACCACCTTGTCTAGCTCCTCCAAGGCTGGCTACAACTCTACTTCCAGCGCCGCTCCAAGCTCTACTTCCAGCTTGTCTTCCGTGAGCTCCAAGGCCTCCACCTCTAGCTCTGCTGCTAGCACCAAGGCTTCCGCTTCCAGCTCTGTCTCTAGCTCCGCTGCCAGCTCCAAGGCCTCTGCCTCCGCTTCTGCTTCCTCcaccgccgctgccgctAGCTCCAAGGTCTCTGCTGCCACCACCACTTCCGCAAGCTCCACTCTAGCTACCTCCACCGCCGAGGCTGCCAGCAGCTCCACCTCCGAGTACTTGGCTATCGCTACCACCAACGGTGCTTTCGCCCTACAATCAAAGCTctcatctttcttggcgGCTTTGGTGTTTTTGATTTAA
- the MAD3 gene encoding Mad3p (similar to uniprot|P41695 Saccharomyces cerevisiae YGR188C BUB1 Protein kinase that forms a complex with Mad1p and Bub3p that is crucial in the checkpoint mechanism required to prevent cell cycle progression into anaphase in the presence of spindle damage associates with centromere DNA via Skp1p) produces MSIGKAPVTNFDVIEVEKENIVPLRSGRSAAALSRSLKVRSDAGAGTKVSEIRLEFEKRILHELDELDDPLELYLDYINWINNAYPQGGQSKQSGMLEVLERCLMYFKDFDTYKNDPRYLKLWLWYLELFAGSESEKQSLFVFMMRKQIGSKLSLFYEELAAFLEKQQDLPQAKDVLARGIENNARPLGRLRRTSQRFDERMRDMSVDVPSVPHGGSILDGELPSIVLGRARGQIEEASLKSKPSHSASAKHEIFKDVAGTDQFDDLKKEGWDHLDGRAQRNKENEASKQLLAPGVNLGTLKQEGSTKISVNRVPIFKDSIGRSGPIYKILEIPGRKPEKIDCNFDLVYPTKNQEYCFEELLAMSRGIYHKRPKAKRVLEIETIDISDNHSRERPSKQQKKALKEISPPPEAYRPSAQESQISNENDNLQDFKAVERTSILPLNDEPTLHYGTQKKSAPSSPTVTFFSKDAIEEVYSMFNQNFSEPNRHLDNDDTTSKFAAFENFTQEFTRKTIDDLTEVKQKIQSEQVNETPQKNENVPHGIEAPTEVSKETTTPSYKSKLQEYMTPIQERSESSFKLASNSNEEYDNEVTKNNTITNTAESSPFLTQPQRLQLSLEHEPLIIENPLSNETRSAQLSTMEPPLSAYPNFYHYNQSLKMSALLKKIHTASKNANKNPIVDFKKTNELYCIRSQLGQGGFATVYLAESSTGSLKALKVEKPASIWEFYILKQVEKRLAGQQILASIINVDSLHCFEDESYLVLNYASQGTMLDLINLEKERNGGPLDESLCMYFAVELMKVLEYIHNVGIIHGDLKPDNCMVRFEENPEALSDYDASGNGGWDRKGVYLIDFGRSFDLTLFPSGTRFKANWKTDQQDCSEMREGRPWTFEADYYGLAGIIHAMLFGKFIETRLLPNQTYALTNSFKRYWRQDLWAPLFDVLINSGNSTKLPITSTIREHRLAFEASLEESGGRLRSQVLSLESDLQRLRK; encoded by the coding sequence ATGTCGATTGGTAAGGCTCCAGTGACCAATTTTGATGTAAtagaagttgaaaaggaaaataTCGTACCTCTTCGAAGTGGAAGGTCAGCAGCGGCTTTGTCAAGGTCACTCAAAGTCAGATCAGATGCGGGAGCGGGCACGAAAGTATCGGAGATTCGACTAGAGTTCGAGAAAAGGATCCTACATGAGCTGGATGAGCTCGATGATCCGCTGGAACTGTACCTGGACTACATCAACTGGATAAACAATGCCTACCCTCAGGGCGGGCAATCGAAGCAGAGTGGCATGCTGGAGGTTCTCGAAAGATGTCTAATGTATTTTAAAGACTTCGACACCTACAAGAACGACCCTAGATACCTCAAACTGTGGCTTTGGTACCTCGAGCTATTTGCGGGTTCAGAGAGCGAGAAACAGAGccttttcgtcttcatGATGCGCAAACAAATTGGCTCAAAACTCTCTTTATTCTACGAGGAACTAGCTGCCTTCCTGGAGAAGCAGCAGGATCTCCCACAAGCAAAGGATGTTCTTGCAAGAGGTATTGAGAACAACGCCAGACCTCTCGGGAGGCTACGAAGAACTTCACAGCGGTTTGACGAGCGCATGCGAGACATGAGTGTAGATGTACCTTCTGTACCGCATGGTGGGAGCATCCTCGACGGAGAATTACCCAGCATTGTTCTTGGCAGAGCAAGAGGCCAAATCGAAGAGGCAAGCCTCAAAAGCAAACCATCGCATTCTGCGTCTGCCAAGCATGAGATATTTAAAGATGTGGCAGGCACTGATCAGTTTGATGACTTAAAAAAGGAGGGATGGGACCATTTAGATGGAAGAGCTCAGCGCAATAAGGAGAACGAAGCTAGTAAACAACTTCTAGCACCAGGTGTAAATTTAGGAACATTGAAGCAAGAGGGTTCCACGAAAATATCTGTTAACCGTGTGCcgatcttcaaagactCCATTGGGAGAAGCGGGCCCATTTACAAAATACTTGAGATTCCCGGGAGGAAACCTGAAAAGATCGATTGTAACTTTGACCTAGTATACCCCACCAAAAATCAGGAATACTGTTTTGAGGAGCTTCTTGCAATGTCCCGAGGAATCTATCACAAAAGGCCGAAGGCCAAGAGAGTACTGGAAATTGAAACAATTGATATCTCCGATAACCattcaagagaaagaccGTCAAagcagcaaaagaaagcccTCAAAGAAATTTCACCCCCACCTGAAGCATACAGACCATCTGCGCAGGAAAGTCAAATTTCGAATGAAAATGACAATTTGCAAGacttcaaagctgttgaaagaaCGTCTATCTTACCGTTAAATGACGAGCCAACTTTGCACTATGgcactcaaaaaaaaagcgcGCCAAGTTCCCCAACAGTAACGTTTTTCTCGAAAGATGCTATTGAAGAAGTATACTCTATGTTCAATCAAAACTTTTCAGAGCCAAATCGCCATCTTGATAACGACGACACTACAAGTAAATTTGCTGCATTCGAAAACTTTACGCAGGAATTTACTCGAAAAACTATCGACGACCTTACCGAAGTTAAACAGAAGATTCAATCAGAACAGGTCAATGAAACTCCccaaaaaaatgaaaatgTTCCGCACGGCATCGAAGCGCCAACAGAAGTTTCTAAAGAAACTACAACTCCATCTTACAAAAGCAAACTGCAGGAGTATATGACTCCTATTCAAGAAAGATCAGAATCTTCATTCAAACTCGCCTCCAACTCAAACGAAGAGTACGATAACGAGGTTACAAAAAACAATACAATTACAAACACGGCCGAAAGCTCACCATTCCTCACTCAGCCTCAAAGATTGCAGTTGTCATTGGAACACGAGCCCTTGATAATTGAGAATCCTCTAAGTAATGAGACAAGGAGTGCTCAACTCAGCACAATGGAGCCGCCACTTTCTGCCTACCCGAATTTCTACCACTATAATCAATCACTCAAAATGAGTGCGTTGTTAAAGAAAATTCATACAGCTTCTAAAAATGCCAATAAGAACCCCATTGTCGACTTTAAGAAAACAAACGAGTTGTATTGTATAAGATCACAACTGGGTCAAGGTGGGTTTGCCACGGTTTACTTGGCTGAGTCTAGCACGGGGTCTCTCAAGGCGCTCAAGGTTGAAAAACCTGCCAGTATTTGGGAGTTTtacattttgaaacaggTTGAAAAACGGCTGGCAGGCCAACAAATTCTGGCATCAATTATCAATGTCGACTCCTTGCACTGCTTTGAGGATGAAAGTTATCTCGTTTTGAATTACGCAAGTCAAGGGACAATGCTGGACCTGATAAATTtagaaaaagagaggaatGGAGGCCCTTTAGATGAATCACTCTGCATGTATTTCGCAGTTGAACTGATGAAGGTCCTGGAGTATATCCACAATGTTGGTATAATTCACGGCGATTTGAAACCTGATAACTGTATGGTAAGGTTCGAAGAGAATCCAGAAGCCCTCTCCGATTACGATGCAAGCGGAAATGGCGGTTGGGATAGAAAAGGCGTGTACCTTATCGATTTTGGAAGGTCCTTTGATCTCACGCTGTTTCCTTCAGGAACAAGGTTCAAAGCGAATTGGAAAACTGATCAACAAGATTGCTCTGAGATGCGAGAAGGAAGGCCTTGGACTTTCGAGGCTGACTACTATGGGCTAGCTGGAATCATTCACGCAATGCTTTTTGGGAAGTTCATAGAAACGCGACTTCTGCCTAATCAGACATACGCATTAAcgaattctttcaaaaggtaCTGGAGGCAAGACCTCTGGGCTCCACTTTTCGATGTTCTGATCAACAGCGGCAATAGTACAAAATTGCCAATTACATCAACAATTAGAGAGCACAGATTGGCTTTCGAAGCTTCCCTGGAGGAAAGTGGTGGTCGCCTGAGAAGCCAGGTCTTAAGCCTTGAATCAGATTTACAACGGCTTAGGAAGTGA